From the Trifolium pratense cultivar HEN17-A07 linkage group LG4, ARS_RC_1.1, whole genome shotgun sequence genome, the window GAAGAAAGGAGTCTAGTGTTATTTATTtgagaaaaagaataaaaacatTGCGTGTTTTGAACTTAGAGGTGAACTATTGTGTTCATATGCTTGCTCATGCTATTAAGTAATCAGTTTGTCATTTCAACGGTGCACAGGAAAAAACTGATGATAATGTTCCAATGCCTAACTATTTCCGTTTCCTCGCTTTACTTGCCTTCAAGATATTTGCAGAAGAGCAGGTTTGATCCCTGTGATTTGAATTTCTATAGAATCTTTTGTTTGGTAGATATACTAATTTATATTGGTCTAacgaataatttatttttaatctctGTCTAGGTAGATGTTGCTATCATGGAGGTTGGATTAGGGGGAAAATATGATGCAACAAATGTGGTATGTATAGTTTTTATTTCAGCAGAAGTATATTGGTCTAACATTACATGAATGCATGAATATTGAATCTTGGTATTTGTATCTGTTTTACCTAGAAGTTAATATCTTGGAAAAGGCTCATGTACGTTTGTTTCTATTTCAGGTTAAGGAACCTATTGTGTGTGGAATAACTTCCTTAGGGTATGACCACATGGAGATTCTTGGttagttttctatttttcaattcTAGGTAATCACAAATGTAATGCATACTTATATAGGCTTATAGctatttatatgttttaaaaattgatatgaTATACGCGGAGTATCAGAAAATGGTGAATGTGCATGTTTTGATGCCACTAATTTGTACTAAATTAACAGGAAATACTCTTGGGGAAATTGCCGGTGAGAAGGCTGGTATCTTTaaggttttttcttttatgCATATTATTTTTGGCTTATTTTCAAGAAGAAAAGTTCTTTTTTGATGACTATAAATAATGTGCACTTTCTGATAACTTCCTTGGAATTATTTGTTCATTTGTTCTAGGATCGGATTCCAGCTTTTACAGTGCCACAACCGGAAGAAGCCATGCATGTACTTGAAGATAAGGCTTCTAAGTTAAATGTATGTTCTTTCATGATGATATTTACTACTTTCGAAATAAATCTGAATGAATCGTCACTTGGCATAGTCCTATAATATTGACACGAATATCAAGTAAAAGGGTACAATTTTGCTCCGTGCTTAATTAGGATTAGTAGTTCAATCAGCTAAGCAAATCTTGCAAATTCCAGGTACCTCTTCAAGTTGTACCTCCATTAGACGCCAAATTGCTAAATGGTTTAACACTTGGTCTTGAAGGAGAACATCAATATTTAAATGCTGCTCTTGCCATTGCACTGTGCTCTACATGGCTGAAAAGGACAGGGAATATCGGAGACGCATACTTGGAACGAACGGTATGTTCTTAAagtagttatttatttttatgcctTTTTTCAGTCCTTTTCTCTGAAGTGGTTCATCTACCTGCATGAAGGATACTTTACCAGAACAATTCATAAAAGGGTTAACAAGTGCAAGTTTGCAAGGAAGGGCTCAGATTGTTTCTGACATGCACTTCAAGAATGACCAATCAAACGAACTTGTTTTCTTTTTAGATGGGGCTCATAGTCCTGAAAGCATGGAAGTATGTGCAAGGTGGTTTTCTCTTGCCATCAAAGATAACAGTCCGGACGAAATGTTATTTCATCGGCAACTTGATAATCCTAAATCCTCACATGATGTAGTAAAGATGCAACATGGAGAAAGAGGAGCGCAGAGAAAATCCGCTCCGGTAGAGTACATAATTAAACCTTTACTTTCtagatataaaaaattataaacttgtGAGATAAGAGCAGAACTGCTTCTTCTTTTAATCAGAATTGatgattcatattttaattgaaGCTCGAGTTAAAGTTGTCGAATGACCTGCAGATATTGCTGTTCAACTGTTTGACTGTCCGAGATCCTCAGTTGCTTCTTCCTCGCCTGATGGAAACATGTGCTGATCATGGTCAGTAGTCCCTGGATTTCGCTAGGACACGGttataaaaaaatggtttaGTCCAATGATGGTTAAGAACTTCCTACGAT encodes:
- the LOC123882193 gene encoding folylpolyglutamate synthase-like isoform X2 is translated as MSEQEGGNGSSKSSSLTNYEEALEALSSLIIRRTRADGSNFGDQFDVLFVYLKMLDLEEQISNMKIIHVAGTKGKGSTCTFTESILRNCGFRTGLFTSPHLIDIRERFRLNGIEISQEKFLAYFWWCYDRLKEKTDDNVPMPNYFRFLALLAFKIFAEEQVDVAIMEVGLGGKYDATNVVKEPIVCGITSLGYDHMEILGNTLGEIAGEKAGIFKDRIPAFTVPQPEEAMHVLEDKASKLNVPLQVVPPLDAKLLNGLTLGLEGEHQYLNAALAIALCSTWLKRTGNIGDAYLERTDTLPEQFIKGLTSASLQGRAQIVSDMHFKNDQSNELVFFLDGAHSPESMEVCARWFSLAIKDNSPDEMLFHRQLDNPKSSHDVVKMQHGERGAQRKSAPILLFNCLTVRDPQLLLPRLMETCADHGVYFKKALFVPSLSVYNKVGSQASTTLTDSQVDLSWQIALQRVWENLMQGKKGTITDIVPEELKDDIEMSASNCEHSAVFSSLPVAIKWLRDRSQQNQSVRFQVLVTGSLHLVGDVLKLVKK
- the LOC123882193 gene encoding folylpolyglutamate synthase-like isoform X1 codes for the protein MSEQEGGNGSSKSSSLTNYEEALEALSSLIIRRTRADGSNFGDQFDVLFVYLKMLDLEEQISNMKIIHVAGTKGKGSTCTFTESILRNCGFRTGLFTSPHLIDIRERFRLNGIEISQEKFLAYFWWCYDRLKEKTDDNVPMPNYFRFLALLAFKIFAEEQVDVAIMEVGLGGKYDATNVVKEPIVCGITSLGYDHMEILGNTLGEIAGEKAGIFKDRIPAFTVPQPEEAMHVLEDKASKLNVPLQVVPPLDAKLLNGLTLGLEGEHQYLNAALAIALCSTWLKRTGNIGDAYLERTDTLPEQFIKGLTSASLQGRAQIVSDMHFKNDQSNELVFFLDGAHSPESMEVCARWFSLAIKDNSPDEMLFHRQLDNPKSSHDVVKMQHGERGAQRKSAPILLFNCLTVRDPQLLLPRLMETCADHGVYFKKALFVPSLSVYNKVGSQASTTLTDSQVDLSWQIALQRVWENLMQGKKAGTITDIVPEELKDDIEMSASNCEHSAVFSSLPVAIKWLRDRSQQNQSVRFQVLVTGSLHLVGDVLKLVKK
- the LOC123882193 gene encoding folylpolyglutamate synthase-like isoform X3; its protein translation is MSEQEGGNGSSKSSSLTNYEEALEALSSLIIRRTRADGSNFGDQFDVLFVYLKMLDLEEQISNMKIIHVAGTKGKGSTCTFTESILRNCGFRTGLFTSPHLIDIRERFRLNGIEISQEKFLAYFWWCYDRLKEKTDDNVPMPNYFRFLALLAFKIFAEEQVDVAIMEVGLGGKYDATNVVKEPIVCGITSLGYDHMEILGNTLGEIAGEKAGIFKDRIPAFTVPQPEEAMHVLEDKASKLNVPLQVVPPLDAKLLNGLTLGLEGEHQYLNAALAIALCSTWLKRTGNIGDAYLERTDTLPEQFIKGLTSASLQGRAQIVSDMHFKNDQSNELVFFLDGAHSPESMEVCARWFSLAIKDNSPDEMLFHRQLDNPKSSHDVVKMQHGERGAQRKSAPILLFNCLTVRDPQLLLPRLMETCADHDRSSKSVGKSHARQKTGTITDIVPEELKDDIEMSASNCEHSAVFSSLPVAIKWLRDRSQQNQSVRFQVLVTGSLHLVGDVLKLVKK
- the LOC123882193 gene encoding folylpolyglutamate synthase-like isoform X4, with the protein product MSEQEGGNGSSKSSSLTNYEEALEALSSLIIRRTRADGSNFGDQFDVLFVYLKMLDLEEQISNMKIIHVAGTKGKGSTCTFTESILRNCGFRTGLFTSPHLIDIRERFRLNGIEISQEKFLAYFWWCYDRLKEKTDDNVPMPNYFRFLALLAFKIFAEEQVDVAIMEVGLGGKYDATNVVKEPIVCGITSLGYDHMEILGNTLGEIAGEKAGIFKDRIPAFTVPQPEEAMHVLEDKASKLNVPLQVVPPLDAKLLNGLTLGLEGEHQYLNAALAIALCSTWLKRTGNIGDAYLERTDTLPEQFIKGLTSASLQGRAQIVSDMHFKNDQSNELVFFLDGAHSPESMEVCARWFSLAIKDNSPDEMLFHRQLDNPKSSHDVVKMQHGERGAQRKSAPILLFNCLTVRDPQLLLPRLMETCADHGVYFKKALFVPSLSVYNKVGSQASTTLTDSQVDLSWQIALQRVWENLMQGKKSRYNY
- the LOC123882193 gene encoding folylpolyglutamate synthase-like isoform X6; translation: MSEQEGGNGSSKSSSLTNYEEALEALSSLIIRRTRADGSNFGDQFDVLFVYLKMLDLEEQISNMKIIHVAGTKGKGSTCTFTESILRNCGFRTGLFTSPHLIDIRERFRLNGIEISQEKFLAYFWWCYDRLKEKTDDNVPMPNYFRFLALLAFKIFAEEQVDVAIMEVGLGGKYDATNVVKEPIVCGITSLGYDHMEILGNTLGEIAGEKAGIFKDRIPAFTVPQPEEAMHVLEDKASKLNVPLQVVPPLDAKLLNGLTLGLEGEHQYLNAALAIALCSTWLKRTGNIGDAYLERTDTLPEQFIKGLTSASLQGRAQIVSDMHFKNDQSNELVFFLDGAHSPESMEVCARWFSLAIKDNSPDEMLFHRQLDNPKSSHDVVKMQHGERGAQRKSAPILLFNCLTVRDPQLLLPRLMETCADHDRSSKSVGKSHARQKSRYNY
- the LOC123882193 gene encoding folylpolyglutamate synthase-like isoform X7, with the translated sequence MSEQEGGNGSSKSSSLTNYEEALEALSSLIIRRTRADGSNFGDQFDVLFVYLKMLDLEEQISNMKIIHVAGTKGKGSTCTFTESILRNCGFRTGLFTSPHLIDIRERFRLNGIEISQEKFLAYFWWCYDRLKEKTDDNVPMPNYFRFLALLAFKIFAEEQVDVAIMEVGLGGKYDATNVVKEPIVCGITSLGYDHMEILGNTLGEIAGEKAGIFKDRIPAFTVPQPEEAMHVLEDKASKLNVPLQVVPPLDAKLLNGLTLGLEGEHQYLNAALAIALCSTWLKRTGNIGDAYLERTDTLPEQFIKGLTSASLQGRAQIVSDMHFKNDQSNELVFFLDGAHSPESMEVCARWFSLAIKDNSPDEMLFHRQLDNPKSSHDVVKMQHGERGAQRKSAPILLFNCLTVRDPQLLLPRLMETCADHDRSSKSVGKSHARQKRYNY
- the LOC123882193 gene encoding folylpolyglutamate synthase-like isoform X5, with product MSEQEGGNGSSKSSSLTNYEEALEALSSLIIRRTRADGSNFGDQFDVLFVYLKMLDLEEQISNMKIIHVAGTKGKGSTCTFTESILRNCGFRTGLFTSPHLIDIRERFRLNGIEISQEKFLAYFWWCYDRLKEKTDDNVPMPNYFRFLALLAFKIFAEEQVDVAIMEVGLGGKYDATNVVKEPIVCGITSLGYDHMEILGNTLGEIAGEKAGIFKDRIPAFTVPQPEEAMHVLEDKASKLNVPLQVVPPLDAKLLNGLTLGLEGEHQYLNAALAIALCSTWLKRTGNIGDAYLERTDTLPEQFIKGLTSASLQGRAQIVSDMHFKNDQSNELVFFLDGAHSPESMEVCARWFSLAIKDNSPDEMLFHRQLDNPKSSHDVVKMQHGERGAQRKSAPILLFNCLTVRDPQLLLPRLMETCADHGVYFKKALFVPSLSVYNKVGSQASTTLTDSQVDLSWQIALQRVWENLMQGKKRYNY